The following proteins come from a genomic window of Nitrosopumilus sp.:
- the pyrG gene encoding glutamine hydrolyzing CTP synthase translates to MQTKFIFVTGGVMSGLGKGVTTSSIAKLLQLADQKVSCIKIDPYLNYDAGTMNPIAHGEVFVTEDGGECDMDIGNYERFLNQNIPKSHNITTAQVYSSVIEAERRGEYLGACVQIIPHVTDEIKNRIRKIAEEEKLDFLIVECGGTVGDIESLPFLEALRQLRVEEGPQGVIFVHVTLAPSLDVVGEQKTKPTQHSVQELRRIGIQPDFLAVRCTLPLEEKTKKKIAMFTNVMPNDVLSCHDANSIFEVPQMLYDQGIMDSIFTKFGKVGMVNASANWDKWNEIAQNMVNHEDQKVKIAMVGKYVTLADSYVSVNHALKHAGAKIGKSVDIDWIDSESISDYNILTKYDGILVPGGFGTRGSEEIINTANFAREKNIPYLGICFGFQLAAIAFGRNVLKLDDANSTEIKTDAKNPIVDLLPEQKDVSDMGGSLRLGANEIIIKENTKAHKIYNAGSINKRHRHRYEINKKYIPEFEKNGLIFSAESDGGKRMEMLEIPSHRFYIGVQFHPEFNSRPGFPEEVFAAFVKAASEK, encoded by the coding sequence GTGCAGACAAAGTTCATTTTTGTTACAGGCGGTGTGATGTCGGGTCTTGGAAAGGGCGTAACTACCTCCTCAATTGCAAAATTATTACAATTAGCTGACCAGAAAGTATCATGTATCAAGATAGATCCGTATCTCAACTATGATGCAGGGACAATGAATCCAATTGCACACGGAGAAGTCTTTGTAACAGAAGATGGAGGAGAATGCGATATGGATATTGGAAATTATGAAAGATTCCTAAATCAAAATATTCCAAAAAGTCACAATATTACTACCGCACAAGTATACTCGTCAGTAATCGAGGCAGAAAGAAGAGGAGAATATCTGGGAGCATGTGTACAAATAATTCCTCATGTAACGGATGAGATAAAAAATAGAATTAGAAAGATTGCTGAAGAAGAAAAACTTGATTTTTTGATTGTAGAATGTGGCGGAACAGTAGGAGATATTGAATCTCTGCCATTTTTGGAAGCACTCAGACAATTAAGAGTGGAGGAGGGGCCACAAGGAGTAATCTTTGTTCATGTAACATTAGCACCATCATTAGATGTAGTAGGAGAGCAAAAAACAAAACCTACGCAACACAGCGTACAAGAACTCCGAAGAATTGGTATTCAGCCGGATTTTTTAGCAGTCAGATGTACATTACCGTTAGAAGAAAAAACGAAGAAGAAAATTGCAATGTTTACAAATGTAATGCCAAATGATGTTTTATCGTGTCATGATGCAAATTCAATATTTGAAGTTCCACAAATGCTGTATGATCAAGGAATTATGGATTCCATATTTACCAAATTTGGTAAGGTTGGAATGGTTAACGCTTCAGCTAACTGGGACAAATGGAATGAGATTGCCCAGAACATGGTAAATCATGAAGACCAAAAAGTAAAGATTGCAATGGTGGGAAAATATGTCACACTTGCAGATAGTTATGTTAGCGTAAATCATGCATTAAAGCATGCAGGTGCAAAAATTGGAAAATCAGTAGATATAGACTGGATAGATTCTGAGTCAATTTCCGACTACAACATACTAACAAAATATGACGGGATTTTGGTTCCAGGAGGATTTGGTACAAGAGGCTCTGAAGAAATAATTAATACTGCAAACTTTGCACGGGAAAAAAACATACCATATCTTGGTATTTGTTTTGGATTTCAATTAGCAGCAATTGCATTTGGCAGAAATGTTTTGAAATTAGACGATGCAAATTCTACTGAGATAAAGACGGATGCAAAAAATCCAATAGTGGATTTGCTTCCAGAACAAAAAGATGTTTCAGACATGGGAGGATCACTCAGATTAGGAGCAAATGAAATAATAATCAAAGAAAACACAAAGGCGCATAAAATTTACAACGCAGGTTCCATAAATAAAAGACACAGACACAGATATGAAATAAACAAAAAATACATACCAGAATTTGAGAAAAATGGATTGATATTTTCTGCAGAAAGTGACGGAGGAAAAAGAATGGAAATGTTAGAAATTCCATCACATAGATTCTATATCGGAGTTCAATTCCATCCAGAGTTCAACAGCAGGCCGGGATTTCCGGAAGAAGTTTTTGCGGCGTTTGTAAAGGCTGCATCTGAGAAATAG
- a CDS encoding plastocyanin/azurin family copper-binding protein, giving the protein MRFTLVLPVLFILILGSSTLAFAASTYEIKIPSGASDPGAPFFWSEKSTGVTTGVITIYPGDSVTWKNADTAFHTITSVTQSGEENGLFDSGFFTAGDSYTREFTELGDFYYYCSLHPWMNGVVHVVKNPGSVQSISRVASGYSDDGLGFEIKYILDTNLANAVHVDPNGRSLTFTITGDTENEQITIILPPTLIENPDTVWVDGELAEIQIEETATGSKLIIPIKPHSKEIKVMGSYVIPEFGFLTMAILSIGVFSTLFVVRSKLSIVK; this is encoded by the coding sequence ATGAGGTTCACTCTTGTTTTACCAGTGTTGTTTATACTGATTCTTGGTTCATCCACTCTTGCTTTTGCCGCATCCACATATGAAATCAAGATTCCTTCTGGTGCATCTGATCCTGGCGCTCCATTCTTTTGGTCAGAAAAATCGACTGGTGTGACAACTGGTGTCATTACGATTTACCCTGGAGACTCTGTTACGTGGAAAAACGCTGACACTGCATTTCATACAATTACCTCTGTAACTCAGTCCGGTGAAGAAAATGGTCTTTTTGATAGTGGTTTTTTTACTGCAGGTGATTCATACACTAGAGAATTTACAGAGCTAGGTGATTTTTATTATTACTGTAGTCTTCATCCTTGGATGAACGGGGTAGTTCATGTAGTAAAGAATCCCGGCAGTGTACAATCTATTTCTCGTGTAGCCTCGGGATACAGTGATGATGGATTGGGATTTGAAATAAAATACATTTTAGACACTAATCTTGCAAATGCTGTACATGTTGATCCTAATGGACGTTCTTTGACATTCACTATTACAGGCGATACTGAAAATGAACAAATAACTATAATTTTGCCACCTACATTAATTGAAAATCCTGATACTGTTTGGGTGGATGGAGAATTGGCAGAAATTCAAATTGAAGAAACTGCAACAGGCTCTAAATTAATAATCCCAATAAAACCTCATTCAAAAGAAATCAAAGTTATGGGCTCTTATGTTATTCCGGAATTTGGATTTTTGACAATGGCTATTCTAAGTATTGGTGTTTTTTCAACTTTGTTTGTTGTTCGATCAAAATTGTCAATTGTTAAGTAA